Proteins encoded together in one Triticum dicoccoides isolate Atlit2015 ecotype Zavitan chromosome 7B, WEW_v2.0, whole genome shotgun sequence window:
- the LOC119341764 gene encoding 3-ketoacyl-CoA synthase 5-like — MVLLLDNQFFICHGSSAEFHLFLLFLCVSTVTTLLYLMSRSRTVYVVDYACFRPNSNYRISKAAWIENIHHSRSYDDSGHLRFLTRISERSGLGDETYLPPYLHHIPPYYCLSEARAEVELSIFTTIDDLLLKTSINLDAIAILIVNCSIFSPTPSLADMIIRRYKLRDNICNVQLSGMGCSAGLIAMGLAKNLLQNSPSSAHALVVSTEILTGTYYTGRKREMQLTNMLFRMGGSAVLLSTSSNKARFELAHVVRNCTSSQDNAYRCVSYEEDGEGILGLNLSKDLVDVAGKALGANITTVGRLILPLSVKIAFLLSFILSKVLSGTTKPYVPDFCKAFEHMCIHAGGRAVIDAVQCSLSLLDEHVEPSRMTLHKFGNTSSSSVWYELAYSEAKGRMRKGDRVWMIGFGSGYKCNSAVLKCIQPAKSADKAWQDCINRYPIDVPKEV, encoded by the coding sequence ATGGTACTACTCCTAGACAATCAATTTTTCATTTGTCATGGTTCTTCCGCAGAATTCCACCTCTTCTTACTTTTTCTATGTGTATCTACTGTGACCACCCTCCTATACCTCATGAGCCGTTCGCGCACAGTATACGTTGTTGATTATGCGTGCTTCCGGCCAAACTCGAACTACCGCATCAGCAAGGCCGCATGGATTGAGAATATTCACCATTCCCGGTCCTACGATGACAGCGGCCACCTTCGCTTCTTGACCCGTATTTCTGAACGGTCAGGCCTTGGTGATGAGACCTACCTTCCTCCTTACCTTCATCATATCCCGCCGTATTATTGTTTAAGTGAAGCCCGTGCTGAGGTAGAGTTGTCCATCTTCACGACCATAGATGACCTGCTCCTGAAGACGTCTATCAACCTTGATGCAATCGCCATACTCATCGTGAACTGCAGCATCTTCAGCCCAACTCCGTCCCTTGCTGACATGATCATCAGAAGATATAAGCTCCGAGATAATATTTGCAACGTGCAACTGTCTGGGATGGGCTGCAGCGCAGGGCTAATCGCCATGGGTCTTGCGAAGAACCTTCTGCAGAACTCTCCCTCTAGCGCGCATGCGCTGGTTGTGTCCACAGAGATCTTGACTGGGACCTACTACACCGGGAGGAAGCGCGAAATGCAGCTGACCAACATGTTGTTCCGCATGGGTGGCTCGGCGGTGCTCCTCTCAACATCGAGTAACAAAGCTCGTTTTGAGCTGGCACACGTAGTTCGGAATTGTACCAGCTCCCAAGACAATGCATACCGATGTGTATCTTATGAGGAAGATGGTGAGGGAATTCTTGGTCTCAATTTATCCAAGGACCTTGTGGACGTCGCTGGCAAGGCTCTCGGGGCTAACATCACCACAGTTGGACGGCTTATTCTCCCGTTGTCAGTCAAGATTGCATTTTTGCTCTCGTTCATCTTATCGAAGGTGCTAAGTGGAACCACGAAGCCATATGTGCCTGATTTCTGCAAAGCTTTCGAGCATATGTGCATACATGCAGGTGGTCGAGCGGTAATCGATGCTGTGCAGTGTAGCCTCAGCCTGCTTGATGAGCATGTTGAGCCATCAAGGATGACACTTCACAAGTTTGGGAACACATCGAGTAGCTCGGTATGGTACGAGCTGGCATACAGTGAGGCCAAGGGTCGAATGAGGAAAGGGGACCGAGTTTGGATGATTGGATTTGGCTCTGGATACAAGTGTAATAGTGCAGTGTTAAAGTGCATCCAGCCAGCAAAAAGTGCTGATAAGGCATGGCAAGATTGCATCAATCGCTACCCAATAGATGTTCCTAAGGAGGTgtag